One window from the genome of Carnobacteriaceae bacterium zg-84 encodes:
- the yaaA gene encoding S4 domain-containing protein YaaA, whose amino-acid sequence MKKTVDITEDYITLGQLLKYTDMISSGGMAKWYLENHTVYLDGEVEQRRGKKIYHGSVVEFEDGTSFVIRQI is encoded by the coding sequence ATGAAAAAAACAGTTGATATAACAGAAGATTACATCACACTTGGACAATTATTAAAATATACTGATATGATTAGTAGCGGTGGTATGGCTAAATGGTATCTGGAGAATCATACAGTATATTTAGACGGAGAAGTGGAACAAAGACGTGGTAAAAAAATTTATCACGGGTCTGTTGTAGAATTTGAAGACGGAACATCATTTGTAATTAGACAAATTTAA
- the recF gene encoding DNA replication/repair protein RecF, protein MKIENLSLVQYRNYTKQMISFSPNVNIFLGKNAQGKTNLMESIHVLALTKSHRTSQEKELIEWEHDFTRIEALIKKNEESIPLKLIIHKKGKKAVVGNIEKKKLSQYIGILNVVLFSPEDLNIIKGSPSIRRRFIDVELGQMNALYLYHLSQYQKILKQRNLYLKERQIDDTYLDVLTEQLCLQAASMLHARIQFIKKLEIWAMKINHLISQEQDCLSLVYESQIDYTAEDDENTLYEKYMTLFKKGKKREIDQCMTLFGPHRDDLVFMVNGVNVQVYGSQGQQRTVALSIKLAEIDLMKEMTGDYPILLLDDVLSELDDDRQTFLLKSIEHKVQTFITTTNIDGIKKNMISEPKIFEILKGSVVSHD, encoded by the coding sequence ATGAAAATTGAAAATTTATCACTCGTTCAATATCGAAACTATACAAAACAAATGATTTCATTTTCCCCTAATGTGAATATCTTTTTAGGTAAAAATGCACAAGGAAAAACAAATTTAATGGAATCTATCCACGTTTTAGCATTAACAAAAAGTCACCGTACATCCCAAGAAAAAGAATTGATCGAATGGGAACATGATTTTACACGTATTGAAGCACTTATCAAAAAAAATGAAGAATCCATTCCTTTAAAATTGATTATTCATAAAAAAGGAAAAAAAGCTGTTGTTGGCAATATTGAAAAGAAAAAATTAAGCCAATATATTGGCATACTCAATGTCGTGCTTTTTTCTCCTGAAGATTTAAACATTATAAAAGGCTCTCCAAGCATTCGTAGACGATTTATTGATGTCGAATTAGGTCAAATGAATGCTCTATATTTGTATCATCTATCTCAATATCAAAAAATATTAAAACAACGCAATTTATATTTAAAAGAAAGACAAATTGACGATACATATTTAGACGTATTAACGGAACAATTATGCTTACAAGCAGCATCTATGCTACATGCACGTATTCAATTCATCAAAAAATTAGAAATATGGGCAATGAAAATAAATCATCTCATTTCTCAAGAACAAGATTGTTTATCCTTAGTGTATGAATCACAAATTGATTATACAGCAGAAGATGATGAAAATACATTATATGAAAAATATATGACTTTATTCAAAAAAGGAAAAAAAAGAGAAATAGACCAATGTATGACATTATTTGGTCCTCATCGAGATGATTTGGTTTTTATGGTAAATGGCGTCAATGTTCAAGTATACGGCTCACAAGGGCAACAAAGAACAGTAGCATTAAGTATTAAACTAGCAGAAATTGATTTAATGAAAGAAATGACGGGAGATTATCCCATTTTATTATTAGATGATGTTTTATCAGAACTTGATGACGATAGACAAACATTTTTATTAAAATCTATTGAACATAAAGTCCAAACATTTATCACAACAACCAATATAGACGGTATTAAAAAAAATATGATTAGTGAACCTAAAATCTTTGAAATTTTGAAAGGAAGTGTTGTATCACATGACTGA
- the gyrB gene encoding DNA topoisomerase (ATP-hydrolyzing) subunit B, with translation MTENLEQLAQQYDASQIQVLEGLEAVRKRPGMYIGSTSGAGLHHLVWEIVDNSIDEALAGFATHISITINKNNSITVIDDGRGIPVDIQEKTGRPAVETVFTVLHAGGKFGGGGYKVSGGLHGVGASVVNALSENLCVKVYKEGKIYQQEYERGNVLYDLKVVGDTTKHGTEVYFLPDSTIFQETTIFEYEKLMTRVRELAFLNKGLRLSIEDTRENQERKDEFYYEGGISSYVEYLNHNKKVLFDDPIYIEGEQDDIQVEVSLQYNDTYYSNMLSFTNNIHTHEGGTHEQGVRTSLTRVINDYAKKNKMIKENEENLTGEDVREGLTCIVSIKHPNPQFEGQTKTKLGNSDARKITERLFGTYFEKFLLENPQVAKKIIEKGILASKARLAAKRAREVTRKKSGLEISNLPGKLADCSSKEPELCELFIVEGDSAGGTAKQGRSRMYQAILPIRGKILNVEKATLDKILANEEIRSLFTAMGTGFGSEFDVEKARYHKLVIMTDADVDGSHIRTLLLTLFYRYMRPLVEAGYIYIAQPPLYQVKQGKTVQYLASDEELKDYLETLPATPKPNIQRYKGLGEMDKEQLWETTMNPENRRMLQVTVDDAAEADKVLDMLMGDRVEPRRQFIEENAKYVKNLDI, from the coding sequence ATGACTGAAAATTTAGAACAACTGGCGCAACAATATGATGCAAGTCAAATTCAAGTATTAGAAGGATTAGAAGCAGTTAGAAAACGTCCTGGTATGTATATCGGATCAACGAGTGGTGCAGGCTTACATCATTTAGTATGGGAAATTGTGGATAATTCGATTGATGAAGCATTGGCAGGATTTGCAACACATATTTCTATTACAATCAATAAAAATAATAGTATCACAGTAATAGATGACGGACGTGGAATCCCAGTTGATATTCAAGAAAAAACAGGACGACCAGCCGTTGAAACAGTTTTTACTGTCCTACATGCAGGTGGAAAATTCGGTGGAGGAGGATATAAAGTATCCGGTGGATTGCACGGTGTAGGGGCATCTGTTGTAAATGCCTTATCTGAAAATCTATGTGTTAAAGTCTATAAAGAAGGAAAAATTTATCAACAAGAATATGAACGTGGAAATGTCTTATACGACTTAAAAGTAGTAGGCGATACAACAAAACACGGAACAGAAGTGTATTTTTTACCCGATTCAACAATTTTCCAAGAAACAACGATTTTTGAATACGAAAAACTCATGACACGTGTACGAGAACTTGCATTCTTAAATAAAGGATTACGCTTGAGTATTGAAGATACTCGTGAAAACCAAGAAAGAAAAGATGAATTTTATTATGAGGGTGGTATTAGTAGCTATGTAGAATACCTCAATCATAATAAAAAAGTATTATTTGATGACCCTATCTACATTGAGGGAGAACAAGACGATATTCAAGTTGAAGTATCCTTACAATATAATGACACCTATTATAGCAACATGTTAAGTTTTACAAATAATATTCATACGCATGAGGGAGGAACACACGAACAAGGGGTACGAACATCTTTAACACGTGTGATTAACGATTATGCAAAGAAAAATAAAATGATAAAAGAAAACGAAGAAAACTTAACAGGCGAAGATGTCCGTGAGGGATTAACATGTATCGTTTCTATTAAACACCCAAACCCACAATTTGAAGGGCAAACAAAAACAAAATTAGGAAATTCTGACGCAAGAAAAATTACAGAACGCCTATTCGGTACCTATTTTGAAAAATTCTTACTTGAAAATCCTCAAGTAGCCAAAAAAATTATTGAAAAAGGTATTCTAGCCTCTAAAGCACGACTGGCAGCAAAACGTGCTAGAGAAGTGACACGTAAAAAATCAGGATTAGAAATTAGTAATTTACCAGGAAAATTAGCCGACTGTTCAAGTAAAGAACCTGAACTTTGCGAATTATTTATTGTTGAGGGAGATTCCGCCGGAGGAACAGCTAAACAAGGTCGTTCCCGTATGTATCAAGCAATCTTACCAATTCGAGGTAAAATTTTAAACGTTGAAAAAGCAACACTGGATAAAATTTTAGCCAATGAAGAAATTCGCTCGCTATTCACAGCAATGGGAACTGGATTTGGCTCAGAATTTGATGTTGAAAAAGCACGTTACCATAAATTAGTCATCATGACCGATGCCGACGTCGACGGTTCTCACATTCGCACATTGCTATTAACACTATTTTATCGTTACATGCGTCCATTGGTAGAAGCAGGTTACATTTACATTGCACAGCCACCATTGTATCAAGTCAAACAAGGTAAAACTGTACAATACCTAGCAAGTGATGAAGAACTAAAAGACTATTTAGAAACATTACCAGCAACACCAAAACCAAATATCCAACGCTATAAAGGTCTTGGAGAAATGGATAAAGAACAACTATGGGAAACAACCATGAACCCTGAAAACAGACGTATGTTGCAAGTAACCGTAGATGACGCAGCAGAAGCTGACAAAGTATTGGATATGCTTATGGGAGATCGTGTTGAACCACGCAGACAATTTATCGAAGAAAATGCCAAATATGTTAAAAACTTGGATATATAA
- the gyrA gene encoding DNA gyrase subunit A: protein MSEEQIIRDETFSKANLSEEMRTSFLDYAMSVIVSRALPDVRDGLKPVHRRILYGMHELGVTPDKAYKKSARIVGDVMGKYHPHGDSAIYESMVRMAQDFSYRYMLVDGHGNFGSIDGDGAAAMRYTEARMSKLALEMLRDINKDTIDYHDNYDGSEREPDVLPARFPNLLVNGATGIAVGMATNIPPHNLNEVISAIQLLMENEHVTVSELMEVLPGPDFPTGGIVMGKSGIRKAYETGKGSIIVRGRVDIEQMKNGKERIIISELPYMVNKAKLVEKIAELARDKRIDGITYVADESGREGMHVVIEVRRDVSASVVVNNLYKLTPLQSSFGFNMLAIEKGVPKVLSLKCILENYVEHQEEVIRRRTIFDKKRAEARAHILEGLQIALDHIDEIVSILRSSKTGDEAKNIFMEKFGLSDKQSQAILDMRMVRLTGLEREKIDAEYKELIALIADLTDILARRERILDIIKTELKDIQERFGDQRRTELLVGEVLSLEDEDLIDEENIVVTLTNNGYIKRLANTEFKTQKRGGRGVQGMTMHDGDYISTLVSCSTHDTLLFFSNKGKVYKMKGYEVPEYSRTAKGLPIVNLLTIEADEKIQTIINLQSELENTNYLFFGTKKGVVKRVKLSEFSNIRTSGLKAINMQEDDELIDVLLTNGKQNIILGTHYGYSVSFDENDVRSMGRAASGVRGAKLRENDYIVGMDILEKGAKVLVITEKGYGKRTDESEYIIKNRGTKGIKTANITEKNGNLVGLTTTKGEEDIMVMTDKGVIIRFSSDDISETGRATQGVRLMKLDDDAVVSSMVKVEREDNDEHIEENTAENIVENEKESPIVK from the coding sequence ATGTCAGAGGAACAAATTATTCGTGATGAAACATTTTCAAAAGCAAATTTAAGTGAAGAAATGAGAACATCATTTTTAGACTATGCCATGAGTGTTATCGTATCACGTGCATTACCCGACGTAAGAGATGGATTAAAACCAGTACACCGCCGTATTTTATACGGCATGCACGAATTAGGTGTTACACCAGATAAAGCTTATAAAAAATCAGCACGTATTGTCGGAGATGTTATGGGGAAATATCACCCACACGGAGATAGTGCTATTTATGAATCCATGGTACGTATGGCACAAGATTTTAGTTATCGCTATATGTTAGTAGACGGACATGGAAACTTTGGTTCAATAGACGGAGATGGTGCAGCTGCAATGCGTTACACAGAAGCTCGTATGTCAAAATTGGCTCTTGAAATGTTAAGAGATATCAATAAAGATACAATAGACTATCACGATAACTATGACGGTTCAGAACGTGAACCAGACGTATTACCAGCTCGATTTCCTAATTTATTAGTAAATGGTGCAACAGGCATTGCCGTAGGTATGGCAACCAATATTCCGCCACATAACTTAAACGAAGTAATTTCAGCCATACAATTACTCATGGAAAACGAACATGTTACAGTATCTGAACTAATGGAAGTATTACCTGGACCAGATTTTCCAACCGGCGGCATTGTCATGGGAAAATCCGGTATTCGAAAAGCCTATGAAACAGGAAAAGGTAGCATTATTGTTCGAGGACGTGTTGATATTGAACAAATGAAAAATGGTAAAGAACGCATTATTATTAGCGAATTACCATATATGGTCAATAAAGCAAAACTTGTTGAAAAAATAGCAGAATTAGCAAGGGATAAACGCATTGACGGTATTACATACGTTGCAGATGAATCAGGACGAGAGGGTATGCACGTGGTTATTGAAGTTAGACGTGACGTCAGTGCCAGTGTGGTTGTAAACAATCTTTACAAATTAACACCACTCCAATCATCTTTTGGTTTCAATATGCTTGCCATTGAAAAAGGTGTCCCAAAAGTTCTAAGTTTAAAATGCATACTCGAAAATTATGTTGAACACCAAGAAGAAGTGATTAGACGTCGTACAATCTTTGATAAAAAACGTGCAGAAGCTAGAGCACATATTTTAGAGGGATTACAAATTGCCTTAGATCACATTGATGAAATAGTTTCTATTTTACGTTCTTCTAAAACAGGAGATGAAGCCAAAAATATTTTCATGGAAAAATTCGGTCTTTCAGACAAACAATCACAAGCTATTTTAGATATGCGCATGGTTCGACTAACAGGACTAGAACGTGAAAAAATTGACGCAGAATACAAAGAATTGATTGCACTTATTGCCGACTTAACCGATATTCTAGCAAGACGTGAACGTATTTTAGACATTATCAAAACAGAATTAAAAGACATTCAAGAACGCTTTGGAGATCAAAGACGTACAGAATTACTTGTCGGTGAAGTGTTAAGTCTTGAAGACGAAGATTTGATTGATGAAGAAAATATTGTCGTAACATTAACAAATAATGGCTATATTAAACGTCTAGCCAACACAGAATTTAAAACACAAAAACGTGGAGGACGTGGCGTACAAGGCATGACCATGCATGACGGAGATTACATTAGTACACTAGTATCTTGTTCAACGCACGATACTTTACTATTTTTCAGCAACAAAGGAAAAGTCTACAAGATGAAAGGATATGAAGTCCCAGAATATAGCAGAACAGCAAAAGGCTTACCGATTGTAAACTTGCTGACTATTGAAGCAGACGAAAAAATCCAAACCATTATCAATTTACAAAGTGAATTGGAAAACACGAATTATTTATTCTTTGGAACAAAAAAAGGTGTCGTCAAACGTGTTAAATTATCCGAATTTAGCAATATTAGAACAAGTGGATTAAAAGCAATTAACATGCAAGAAGACGATGAATTGATTGATGTCTTATTAACAAACGGTAAACAAAACATTATTTTAGGCACACACTACGGCTATTCAGTAAGTTTTGATGAAAATGACGTACGTTCTATGGGACGTGCAGCCTCCGGTGTAAGAGGAGCCAAACTAAGAGAAAACGATTATATAGTAGGAATGGACATTCTTGAAAAAGGAGCCAAAGTATTAGTTATTACCGAAAAAGGATATGGCAAACGTACTGATGAAAGTGAATATATCATCAAAAACCGTGGCACAAAAGGCATTAAAACAGCCAATATTACTGAAAAAAATGGTAATTTAGTTGGCTTAACAACAACCAAAGGCGAAGAAGACATTATGGTTATGACCGATAAAGGTGTCATTATCCGCTTTAGTTCAGATGATATTTCTGAAACAGGACGTGCCACACAAGGTGTTCGCCTCATGAAATTAGATGATGACGCTGTCGTATCGTCTATGGTCAAAGTAGAACGAGAAGATAATGATGAACATATAGAAGAAAATACAGCAGAAAATATAGTAGAAAATGAAAAAGAATCTCCAATTGTAAAGTAA
- a CDS encoding IS30 family transposase, producing MSKTNYNTKKQYKQLSLVERTKIETLLNEKKPIRYIAERLGRNVSTIYREIKRGSVNQIVNRNGIQRDELKYYAETSHYIYKAKQQNKYHHDLTEKFSQQFFKDLQQVVTEKYRTHSIDTFVHWYRQNHPNEKVPCTKTVYTFVHQGIIPIKPIDLPKMVSIRKRPKKENTKTYKKNMGTSIENRPDVANNRTEFGHWEIDLVLFKKTKNEALLLTLVERQTRYTIIRKMNDKTAQCVLRTLKNIFKQYRKSTFKSITSDNGSEFASLSELESTYLSIYYAHPYSSYERGTNENHNGQIREFLPKGKSINTVKKSTIRKIESCLNQKIRRKLGYRTPAELFLLRVD from the coding sequence ATGTCTAAAACAAATTATAACACAAAAAAACAATATAAACAGCTATCATTGGTTGAACGTACAAAAATTGAAACGTTATTAAACGAAAAAAAGCCAATACGATATATCGCTGAACGACTCGGAAGAAATGTATCCACAATTTATAGAGAAATTAAACGAGGAAGCGTTAATCAAATTGTTAATCGAAATGGTATCCAACGTGACGAATTAAAATATTACGCTGAAACAAGCCATTACATCTATAAAGCTAAGCAACAAAATAAATATCATCATGATTTAACTGAAAAATTTAGTCAACAATTTTTCAAAGACTTACAACAGGTAGTTACTGAAAAATATAGAACCCATAGTATTGATACCTTTGTACATTGGTATCGGCAAAATCATCCTAATGAAAAAGTCCCTTGTACGAAAACGGTTTATACGTTTGTTCATCAAGGTATTATCCCTATCAAACCAATTGATTTACCCAAAATGGTAAGCATTAGAAAACGACCGAAAAAAGAGAACACCAAAACATACAAGAAAAATATGGGTACATCTATCGAAAATCGACCAGACGTAGCGAATAATCGTACAGAATTTGGACATTGGGAAATTGATTTAGTCTTATTTAAGAAGACAAAAAATGAAGCACTATTATTAACGTTAGTAGAACGACAAACACGTTATACAATTATACGTAAAATGAATGATAAAACAGCACAATGTGTCTTACGGACATTAAAGAATATTTTTAAACAATATAGGAAATCAACCTTCAAGAGTATTACATCTGATAATGGGTCAGAATTCGCCTCGTTATCTGAATTAGAATCGACATATTTAAGCATTTACTATGCACACCCTTATTCATCTTATGAGCGTGGTACTAACGAAAATCATAACGGACAGATACGGGAGTTTTTACCTAAGGGTAAATCTATCAATACCGTTAAAAAGTCAACTATTCGTAAAATAGAATCCTGCTTAAATCAGAAAATACGGCGTAAATTAGGTTATCGTACACCTGCAGAGTTATTTTTATTGCGGGTAGATTAA
- the srtB gene encoding class B sortase: MTENFEQYEENALENQSNEENTEEKNTKKINWKIVAPILILILATLAFLFPMLTNSSNQKDAKQETQSKTTQAYTVSQEEKEYLKKRFDELTKINQDAIAYVYAPGTKLDEPVVQTSDNFTYLDKTFEGENIPYLGTVFMDMDNKKDFNDRLTWLFGHARGSKVSDNRMFNDVNYYDKQEYFDQHKYVVIETPTRKFYYEVAFMIIVPEDTAFYKTEFKDDDEFLQQLTEVKSQAKVFNKDIKLEKTDKYLVLSTCREEDETIRSNLYVRQIPDKELPDFLAKNKDKLGYVKTR, from the coding sequence ATGACGGAAAATTTTGAACAGTATGAAGAAAATGCATTAGAAAATCAATCTAATGAAGAAAATACTGAAGAAAAAAATACTAAAAAGATAAATTGGAAAATAGTAGCACCAATTTTAATTCTTATTTTAGCAACATTAGCATTTCTGTTCCCAATGCTAACTAATTCATCTAATCAAAAAGATGCAAAACAAGAAACGCAGTCTAAAACAACACAAGCATATACTGTTAGTCAAGAAGAAAAAGAGTATCTAAAAAAACGTTTTGATGAATTAACAAAAATCAATCAAGATGCCATCGCCTACGTATATGCACCAGGTACTAAATTAGATGAACCCGTTGTTCAAACATCAGATAATTTCACTTACCTAGATAAAACATTTGAAGGTGAAAATATACCTTACTTAGGTACCGTCTTTATGGATATGGACAACAAAAAAGATTTTAATGACCGCTTAACATGGTTATTCGGACATGCTCGAGGTAGTAAAGTATCAGATAATCGTATGTTTAATGACGTAAATTACTACGATAAGCAAGAATATTTTGATCAACATAAATATGTTGTCATTGAAACACCAACACGTAAATTTTATTACGAAGTAGCATTTATGATTATTGTTCCAGAAGATACAGCATTCTATAAAACAGAATTTAAAGATGATGATGAATTTTTACAACAACTCACAGAAGTAAAGTCACAAGCAAAAGTCTTTAACAAAGACATTAAATTAGAAAAAACGGATAAATACTTGGTCTTATCAACATGTCGTGAAGAAGATGAAACCATTCGTTCTAATTTATATGTTAGACAAATTCCTGATAAAGAATTGCCAGATTTCTTAGCAAAAAACAAAGATAAATTAGGCTACGTTAAAACAAGATAA
- a CDS encoding 30S ribosomal protein S6 produces MSQATNYEILYIIRPNIEEAAKEELIARFDGILKDNGATVIESKLWAKRRLAYEIKDFREGIYHIVKLSATDAVAINEFDRLAKINGDILRHIIVKEEA; encoded by the coding sequence ATGAGTCAAGCAACTAATTATGAAATTTTGTACATTATTCGTCCAAATATCGAAGAAGCTGCAAAAGAAGAATTGATTGCACGTTTTGATGGAATTTTGAAAGATAACGGTGCTACTGTTATTGAATCAAAATTATGGGCAAAACGTCGTTTAGCTTACGAAATTAAAGATTTCCGTGAAGGTATCTATCATATCGTTAAATTATCAGCAACAGATGCTGTTGCGATTAATGAGTTTGATCGTTTAGCTAAAATCAATGGTGATATTTTACGCCATATCATCGTAAAAGAAGAAGCTTAA
- the ssb gene encoding single-stranded DNA-binding protein — MNVVSLVGRLTRDVELRYTPSGTAYGRFTLAVNRRVPNQQGVREADFINCVIWNKAAENLANYTHKGSQIGIQGRIQTGSYDNQQGQKVYTTDVVVENFDFLETKASSEQRPAQQNNFTAPSQNDFSLNNSQPDFETFDISDDDLPF, encoded by the coding sequence ATGAATGTTGTATCATTAGTAGGTAGATTAACAAGAGATGTTGAATTACGCTATACGCCAAGTGGAACAGCGTACGGACGTTTTACACTCGCTGTAAATAGACGTGTACCAAACCAACAAGGTGTTAGAGAAGCTGATTTTATAAACTGTGTTATTTGGAATAAAGCCGCTGAAAATTTAGCGAACTATACGCATAAAGGGTCCCAAATAGGTATTCAAGGACGTATCCAAACAGGCAGTTATGACAATCAGCAAGGACAAAAAGTCTATACAACAGATGTTGTGGTAGAAAATTTTGATTTCTTAGAAACAAAGGCATCTAGTGAACAAAGACCTGCTCAACAAAATAATTTTACAGCTCCTAGTCAAAACGACTTTTCATTGAATAATAGTCAACCAGATTTTGAAACATTTGATATTTCTGATGATGACTTACCATTTTAA
- a CDS encoding 30S ribosomal protein S18, protein MSVQQRGNRGGMRRRKKVCYFCANHIDHPDFKDVELLKRFISEKGKILPRRVTGTCAKHQRALTVAIKRARVMGLLPFTTAD, encoded by the coding sequence ATGTCTGTACAACAACGTGGAAATCGTGGCGGTATGCGTAGACGTAAAAAAGTTTGTTATTTCTGTGCGAACCATATTGACCACCCAGATTTTAAAGATGTTGAATTATTGAAACGTTTCATTTCAGAAAAAGGTAAAATTTTACCTCGCCGTGTAACAGGTACATGTGCGAAACATCAACGCGCTTTAACAGTAGCAATTAAACGTGCACGTGTGATGGGATTATTACCATTTACAACAGCTGATTAA
- the rplI gene encoding 50S ribosomal protein L9: MKVIFLKDVKGSGKKGEVKEVADGYAKNFLIKNGHAKPATHSNLSELQGQTKAKEKEEAHKLEEALKLKELIEKEETVVEIYAKAGEDNKLFGTITNKQIAEILSKEFNIDIDKRKIDMPASIKALGYVRIPVKLHKQVNSVVTVLVKKLD; encoded by the coding sequence ATGAAAGTTATATTTTTAAAAGATGTTAAAGGGTCTGGAAAAAAAGGCGAAGTAAAAGAAGTTGCAGACGGATACGCTAAAAACTTTTTAATTAAAAACGGGCATGCAAAACCTGCAACACATAGTAATCTAAGTGAATTACAAGGTCAAACAAAAGCAAAAGAAAAAGAAGAAGCACATAAATTAGAAGAAGCATTAAAACTAAAAGAATTAATTGAAAAAGAAGAAACAGTTGTTGAAATCTATGCAAAAGCTGGTGAAGATAATAAACTATTTGGTACAATTACCAATAAACAAATTGCAGAAATTTTATCAAAAGAGTTTAATATAGATATTGATAAACGTAAGATTGATATGCCTGCATCTATTAAAGCACTAGGTTATGTTAGAATTCCAGTGAAATTACACAAACAAGTTAATTCTGTCGTGACAGTATTAGTCAAAAAACTAGATTAG
- the dnaB gene encoding replicative DNA helicase: MEELHLDRQLPQNIEAEQAVLGSIFFDETAIINVVSILDYTDFYSIKNRLIFSVMQKLNNEDKNIDFVTVQNELEKQNYLENIGGIEYLIQLTQTVPTAANVEYYANIVLEKSVLRKLIHTATDIIKMSYDDKDSLETVIDQSERMILNISENNQNRNGFIKISDILGDTVNQLEVLAKQKGFVTGISTGYIDLDKMTTGLHPEELVILAARPAVGKTAFVLNIAQNVATKSNGTVAIFSLEMGAESLVNRMLCAEGNIDAGHMRTGNLTDEEWDNLFIAMGSLSRANIYIDDTPGIKVSEIRAKCRRLVQEKKELDLIVIDYLQLIEGTGRENRQQEVSEISRQLKKIAKELKVPVIALSQLSRGVEQRQDKRPVLSDIRESGSIEQDADIVAFLYRDDYYQRDTDNSEEETIENNIVEVIIEKNRSGARGTVKLLFKKEFNKFSSVTYVQE, translated from the coding sequence ATGGAAGAACTACATCTCGATAGACAATTACCTCAAAATATTGAGGCTGAACAAGCTGTATTAGGCTCAATATTTTTTGATGAAACAGCTATTATCAATGTAGTGAGTATACTAGACTATACAGATTTTTATAGTATAAAAAACAGATTGATTTTTAGCGTGATGCAAAAATTAAATAATGAAGATAAAAATATAGATTTTGTAACAGTCCAAAATGAACTGGAAAAACAAAATTATTTAGAAAATATAGGTGGTATTGAATATTTAATTCAACTAACACAAACAGTACCTACTGCAGCCAATGTTGAATATTATGCTAATATTGTCTTAGAAAAATCGGTGTTAAGAAAACTTATCCACACAGCAACTGATATTATCAAAATGAGTTATGATGATAAAGATAGTTTGGAAACTGTGATTGACCAATCTGAACGTATGATTTTAAATATTTCAGAAAATAATCAAAATAGGAATGGATTTATTAAAATATCAGATATTCTTGGTGATACAGTCAATCAACTTGAAGTTTTAGCAAAACAAAAAGGTTTTGTAACAGGTATATCAACAGGTTACATTGATTTAGATAAAATGACAACAGGATTACACCCTGAAGAATTAGTTATTTTAGCTGCACGACCAGCCGTAGGTAAAACAGCATTTGTTTTAAATATTGCACAAAATGTTGCAACAAAATCAAATGGAACGGTTGCTATATTCAGTTTAGAAATGGGAGCAGAATCTTTAGTTAATCGTATGTTATGTGCAGAGGGAAATATTGATGCAGGACATATGAGAACAGGTAACTTAACGGATGAAGAGTGGGATAATCTCTTTATTGCAATGGGAAGTTTAAGTCGTGCTAATATTTATATTGATGATACACCAGGAATAAAAGTATCTGAAATTCGTGCAAAATGTCGTCGTCTTGTCCAAGAGAAAAAAGAGTTAGATCTAATTGTGATTGATTATTTACAACTTATCGAAGGAACTGGTCGAGAAAACAGACAGCAAGAAGTATCTGAAATTTCACGACAACTCAAAAAAATAGCAAAAGAGTTAAAAGTACCTGTCATTGCACTTTCTCAATTATCCCGTGGTGTAGAACAAAGACAAGACAAACGTCCTGTGCTAAGTGACATAAGAGAATCGGGTTCTATTGAACAAGACGCTGATATTGTTGCGTTTTTATATCGTGATGACTATTATCAACGTGATACAGATAATAGTGAAGAAGAAACAATCGAAAATAATATTGTGGAAGTTATTATTGAAAAAAATAGAAGTGGTGCTAGAGGAACGGTTAAACTCTTATTTAAAAAAGAATTTAATAAATTTTCATCCGTTACATATGTGCAAGAATAG